The candidate division WOR-3 bacterium genome segment GACCTAGTTGTCCTGCGGTCTGCTGCCATGCAATATAGATCTCATTGTCGTTTACCACCATCCATGGTTTGTCGACTCCATTATATGGGTTGACCTGGGTTGTATCTGCCCAGGTCTGTCCGCCATCTCTCGACAGATAATGTTTCATGAGTGTTGCCGAATATTGGATGAGCATATGCACGTGGCCCGAGTCATCCACGCCTATTACCGGGTCGGTATGCCAGATGATACCGGATGCCATGTCAGTGAAAGGGATTTGTGTGAATGTTTGACCAGAGTTTAACGAATAGGAATAAGGAGCAATGGGTACAGTAGCCCGTTCTGCGGTGTTGCAGATGGAAAAGACCGAATCTCCCCATACGGCAAAGCACGATTCCCCCTGGTTGAGCGTATCCCATGGTTCATCCGTACTCACTCTGATATTAGTAGACCACGGCGGGTCAGCCCAGAGGGATACAACCAATGCCAGCAGCACGATAGTGGAATACCTCATCGCTCCTCCGTTTTGATAGGATGGCGGACTATTGATATCCGGTCGATTTCTATTTCAAAAATCCCGGGTGCTGCATTCTCGATGAAAACGTAGAGAGCTGGGTTTATACCGGGGGTCAATGCTGCCGGGAATTCAGTGCCGGAGAACATTGCGGCGTGCTTTAGCATGATCGTCACATCCCGCCATTCTTCGTCGGCTGCGATGATGCTCTCGCCAGCATAATAATCCGTGCACGTTCCTTTACGGAAGAAATACCTTATGCGTACCGTATTTTCATTACCCTTAACACGTATTACCAGAGCATCATTATCGGAGAACGCGATTTCTCTATCTACGTGCAACCAGGCCGATGCAAAACCCTCGAACTGCGGGTTTGCCGTGAGTCTGACACTACCATCTCGGTGCATAATCTCTACATGGTAGTCGTACAATTGTTGCATCGCTGATGTGTTTTCGCTAAAGTCTTCCTGCCACATGATAGATGCGGTCAGAAAGAGAATTAGAGAGATCATTATGCCTCCTTTCGAAGCTATTCTATATAAATGATCTTTTCGATGGACCTTGCATTATGCGTCTTCAATTCACAAAGGTAAACACCGCTTCCTAACCGCCGGTGTGCTTCGTCGGTACCGTCCCACAACACCGATGACTGATGACCGATAGCAGATACCTGCTCAAATTTTCTTACTAACCTTCCACTTGTGTCATATATCCTGATGTCTACATCTTCGGCACTGCTTATATGTCGGTTGTCCGTTGTCTCGTATCTGATATCTGTGCAGTTTGAGAAAGGATTGGGGGTAACGGTCAATGAAATCGTAGCCACATCCTTGTCATTCGATTCGTTGATCCCGACATCAGGCTCTGTCTTCAGGAGCCACGCATCATCGTGTGTTTCGAGTAGAAACGCGGAACCGCCAATGATGTATCCGCCATCGTCACACAGGTCAACGGCGCTGCATTCTGCCGCATCGCCGCCACTCCACATGCGCGCCCATATAGAATCACCAGTCGCACCCAGTTTCATCAACCATACAAAACTCTGGGCAAATGGGACGAGGCTCTTTGCACCCCCGACGATATATCCGCCGTCTGTGGTTTGTTGTACCGAACGGAATTCCTCATGTCCTGGACCGCCATAGACAAATGCCCACAACGAATCACCCGCGGAATTTGCCTTCAATACCCAGGCGTCCTGTATGAGGGAACCGATCTGCCCGGTATGTCCTGCGGCAACGTATCCTCCGTCTGCTGTCGGTGTAAGCGAACTAAAGATCTCGCTGCCAAGCCCGGAATAGCGGCGCGTCCAGGCTGGGTTGCCGGCGGAATCGGTTCTTATCAAATAGGCTTCATAGGCAATGCTATTTAACTTGCTGGCAGTGAAGACATAGCCCCCATCGCCCGTCTGGTGGAATGAAACGCCGGGCCCTGCTGCGAAATCTTCATAGATCCTTGTCCATAGCGTATCACCGATCGAATCTGTCCTCAGTATCCAGGTTCCATAGATGCCACCCAAAGATTCGGTCTGACCGTAGATAGCGTAGCCACCATCATCTGCCCGCAGTACGCAGAAACCGATGTCGTCCTGAGTGCCTCCATATGTCTTAGTCCATAAGGTATCACCATCGGCATCCGTTTTAAGGATCCAGAGGTCACCGTTCTGCGTCGCTCTGAGCCCGACAGCGATAAACCCGCCGTCTTCAGTCTGCTTTGCCGAGAAACCACAATCGTCGCCTGTTCCACCGTAGATTTTGGTCCATATCGAGTCACCCTGTTCATCTGTACGCATTAGCATGAGGTTTTCATTCCACGAACCGCAGAGTATGTATCCATTGTCAGGCAATTGTTCTACCGACTGGAACCACTCGTAGGGCCCCGTGACTCCGTACAATTTTGTCCAGACCGTGTCGGGTACTTGAGCAGAAACCGATATCATCGTTAATAAAAGCACTGAGATAATGATGCTCAAAAAAGGGATCTTATTTATGACTACCATTTTTCCTCCCGGTTGGTATTGTTCAGAGAATATTATTGAAGCTCCGGATTTTGCTGATCACAATCGTGTACAGGTATACCTGTGTAATCGATGACTGTCAAGTA includes the following:
- a CDS encoding T9SS type A sorting domain-containing protein; this encodes MVVINKIPFLSIIISVLLLTMISVSAQVPDTVWTKLYGVTGPYEWFQSVEQLPDNGYILCGSWNENLMLMRTDEQGDSIWTKIYGGTGDDCGFSAKQTEDGGFIAVGLRATQNGDLWILKTDADGDTLWTKTYGGTQDDIGFCVLRADDGGYAIYGQTESLGGIYGTWILRTDSIGDTLWTRIYEDFAAGPGVSFHQTGDGGYVFTASKLNSIAYEAYLIRTDSAGNPAWTRRYSGLGSEIFSSLTPTADGGYVAAGHTGQIGSLIQDAWVLKANSAGDSLWAFVYGGPGHEEFRSVQQTTDGGYIVGGAKSLVPFAQSFVWLMKLGATGDSIWARMWSGGDAAECSAVDLCDDGGYIIGGSAFLLETHDDAWLLKTEPDVGINESNDKDVATISLTVTPNPFSNCTDIRYETTDNRHISSAEDVDIRIYDTSGRLVRKFEQVSAIGHQSSVLWDGTDEAHRRLGSGVYLCELKTHNARSIEKIIYIE